Part of the Propioniciclava sp. MC1595 genome is shown below.
GGTTGTTGGGCGTGGTGATGAGCACGACCGAGGGCTGGTGCTGGGCGATCGCGTCGAGCACCAGCCCGGCGTCGAGGCCGAAGTCGTCGCGGCGCGCCACCGTCACGTAGTCGGTGTGCGTGTTGCGGGCGTACTCGGGGTACATCGAGTAGGTGGGGGTGAAGCTCAGCACACGGCGTCCGGGACCGCCGAAGGCGCCCAGCACGTGCGTCATCACCTCGTTCGAGCCGTTGGCGGCCCACACGTTCCCGATCTCGAGCCCGTGGCCGAGGTAGGCAGCCAGCAGCCCACGCAGCTCGGACGCCTCGCGGTCGGGGTAGCGGTGGTAGGCCGCCACCCGGATCGCCTCGGCCATCTCGGCCAGGGTGGCCTCCGACGGTGGGTACGGGTTCTCGTTGACGTTCAGGCACACCGGCACGTCGAGCTGGGGGGCGCCGTAGGGCTCCTCCCCCACCAGCTCGGGGCGCAGCGGCAGGTCGTCCAGCGACGGGTTCGGCCTCACCAGCGGTCCCCCTGCTCGGCGGCGGTGCGCACCGTGATGGCCGCGGCGTGGCCGGGGAGGCGCTCCTCGCGGGCGAACCGCTCGACGGTCGGGCCGACCTCGCGCAGCGCTCCCTCGGTGTAGTGGATCAGGTGCACGGTCTTGCAGAAGCTGCGCACCGTGAGCCCGGACTGGTACCGGGCGGCGCCGGCCGTGGGCAGCACGTGGGTGGAGCCGGCCGAGTAGTCGCCCAGCGGCACCGGCGACCACGGGCCGATGAAGATCGCGCCCGCGTTCTGCACCCGGTGGGCCAGGGCGTAGGCGTCGCGGGTGTGCACCTCGAGGTGCTCGGCGCCGTAGGCGTCGACGACGGCCAGGCCCTGCTCCATGTCGTCGACCAGCACGATCGCCGACTGCGGGCCGGTGAGGGCGGTCTCGATGCGGTCGACGTTGTCGAGCGCGGCCACCTGCCCGGCCAGCAGGCCGTTCACGGACGCCGCGAGCTCGGGCGAATCGGTCACCAGCACCGAGCCGGCCATCGGGTCATGCTCGGCCTGGCTGATCAGGTCGGCGGCGACGTACGCGGCGTCGGCGGAGTCGTCGGCGAGCACGGCGATCTCGGTGGGGCCGGCCTCGGAGTCGATGCCCACCACGCCGCGCAGGTACCGCTTGGCGGCCACGACCCAGATGTTGCCGGGCCCGGTGACCAGGTCGACCGGCGCGCACAGGCCCTCGACGCCGTGGGCGAACATCGCGATCGCCTGAGCGCCGCCGACGGCGTAGACCTCGTCGACGCCCAGCAGGTGGCACAGGCCCAGGATGGACGGGTGCGGCAGCCCGCCGAACTCTGCGCTCGGCGGGGTGGCCACCGCGAGGGAGCCGACGCCGGCGACCTGCG
Proteins encoded:
- the hisD gene encoding histidinol dehydrogenase gives rise to the protein MELRLIDVRGLTPDYRAVVPRGAFDIDHALGAVKGICDAVAERGEAALREFAERFDKVVPEHLRVPAEVLARCADELDPEVRAAFTESIRRRREVAETEGTPDLVRAEVAPGAVVETKTVPVARVGLYVPGGLAPLASSVLMNVVPAQVAGVGSLAVATPPSAEFGGLPHPSILGLCHLLGVDEVYAVGGAQAIAMFAHGVEGLCAPVDLVTGPGNIWVVAAKRYLRGVVGIDSEAGPTEIAVLADDSADAAYVAADLISQAEHDPMAGSVLVTDSPELAASVNGLLAGQVAALDNVDRIETALTGPQSAIVLVDDMEQGLAVVDAYGAEHLEVHTRDAYALAHRVQNAGAIFIGPWSPVPLGDYSAGSTHVLPTAGAARYQSGLTVRSFCKTVHLIHYTEGALREVGPTVERFAREERLPGHAAAITVRTAAEQGDRW